The window TCGCTCTTTTTTCCACGCAGGATCTGGGTTCATCCCCCGGTGCTCTCCGCCGGTTGCCTTCATCCCCGGTGCTTCCCCCGGCGATGCACAAACGCGCCGCCCGGATTCCCGGAGCGGCGCGTCAGTGGTTCAGAGGGCGCGGATCAGCGGTCCGACAGCGCCTGGAAGGCCAGGGCGCGCGCCTTGTACTTCTGCGCCTCGGCGGGACGGCCGGAGATCTCCTCGCCGGCCGCGAGGGCGGAGAGCGCGTAGAAGTAGTGCATCGGAATGTTGCGCGTGGCGTCGTCCGTCCAGTGCGGGCGGTTCTCGACGCCGTGGAACTCGAACGCCTCCTCCACCAGGCGACGGTTGCGCTCCGGGTTCAGGTACGCGCCCAGCACCGCGGAGTAGTTCTGCCCCTCCGGCATCTTCAGCGCGTTCCCCGCATCCTGCGCGTTGACCAGCTTGAACACCATCCCCTGCCGCTCCACGAAGGGGTACAGGTTCAGGTCGAACTGCACGTTGGTGGTGCCCGCGAAGTAGAACGGCCGGTCGCCCCATGCGTGCTTCACCATCGTCAGGAGGAACTGGTCCGCCGGCGTGATCGGCCGCTGCGCCTGGATCACCGCCTGGATGCCGCGCGCCTCGAAGACCATCTCCTGGGGGGTCAGGAACGCGCCCTGGTTCATCACCCCGCGGATCTCGTCGTCGTTCAGCGGGAGGATGGTGCGCGTGGGGGCGCGGCGCCCGTCGTAGAACTTGGGCGCCTTGCTGGCGTCGAAGGGGCGCTGGCAGATGATGCGCGTGGGGTCCTCGTCCGCCTGGCCGGGGCGCTCGCACGGCTTGGTGATGTCACGAAGCTGCCGCGCATACCAGTCCGTGTTCAGGTACGAGAGCACGATCACCGTCACGTCGCGCCGCACCCCTTCCACCTCCTGCACGTACCAGAGCGGGAAGGTGTCGTTGTCGCCGTTGGTGAAGAGCACGCCGTACGGCTCCACCGACTGCAGCATGTTGTACGCGAAGTCGCGCGCCGTGTAGTCGTTGCGGCGCGACGCGTACGGCCAGTTGAGGACGAGCGGGATTGCCGCCAGCAGCAGCACCGGCGCGCCCAAGTACGCGGAGTTGCGGCGCCCGCCCACCGCCTCGGCCAGCTGCTGCCAGAGCACCGTGAGCCCGATCCCCGCCCACAGCCCCCACAGGGAGAAGGAGACCAGGAAGAAGTAGTCGCGCTCGCGGACCTCGGAGAGCTCCGGATCCAGGTTCAAGGCGCGCACCTGCATGAACCCGTACTTGAAGTTCATGTAGTACACCAGCCCGAAGGACAGCGTAAAGAAGAGGGTGGCGATGTAGGCGAAGCTCTTCCGGTCGCGCCGGTAGTGCTCCAGCGCGCCGAAGCCGCCCAGCGCCAGAAAGATCATCGTGACGAAGATCCGCCCCGCCCCGAAGTAGCCGTCCTCGCCCTTGACGGAGCGCGCCCACTGCCAGTCGAAGTACTGGAAGTAGTTGGAAATCTGCGCTTTGAACGGCGCCTGCCGCTCCAGCACGGGCGGCTTCTGGTACTGGTCGCGCGCCAGCGAGGCGAACAGGTCCGGGCACTCGCCCGGCAGGTGGATCTTGCCGAACCCGATGACGCTGATGATGGCCGAGCTGAGGTTGGGGCACGACGGCGCCGCCTCGTTGATCACCGGCTGCAGGTTGGAGCGGATGGGCAGGTAGAGGTGCGCCGAAAGCCCCAGCAGCCCAAAGAGCGCGGCGAAGGCGTAGATGCGCCAGTTGGCGAACACCTGCGGCTTCACCATCAGGAAGAAGACCGCCAGCGCCGGCGCGGCCAGGAACGCCATCAGGTGGTTCCCCACCGAGAGCGCCAGCACGAAGGCGATCAGCACCAGCGCGTTGTCGTCGTGCCACTTCTTGCCGCGCCCTTCGCGCGGGCCCGTGCGGCGCGACTCCACCTGGTCGCGCCACAGGAACGCCACCCACGTCATCACGCCGATGGTGAAGAGCGAGACGGTGTACACCTTTTCGTTCACCGTGGCCTGGCTCCACACCGTGTACGCCGTGGCCGAGATGAGCACCGACACCGCCGCGCCGCCGTGCCGGAAGACCGGCCGGTCCGTGAACGTGGTGAGGATGCGGTGCACCACCAGGTACCAGAAGAACATCGTCCCCGCCGTCATGAAGGCGGAGAAGAGGTTGATGCGTACCGCGGGCGACAGCCCGAGCGGCGAGAGAAGCACCTCCCAGGCGCGCGCCAGCAGCACGAAGAGCGGGTTGCCCGGCGGGTGCGGGATGCCCAGGATGTGCGCGGTGGCGATGTACTCGCTGGTGTCCCAGAACCAGGTGGTGGGTCCCAGCGTGATGGCATACAGCGCAAAGACCGCCGCCGCCGCGGCGAGGGCCGCGAGGTACGGCGGGCGCGTGGCCGCCGGCGTGTACACCGGGGGCCCTGCGGAGACGGGGGTCTGCGCGGTCGGGGCGGCTTGGCTCATGGACCTGGGGCCGTCGTTGCGGATCTATGGAGATACGGAAAAACACACCAAAGTAAGGGGACGGCAGGGATTAGGGAACAGGGGCGGGGGGACGGCAACCTTCCGTTAATCCTGTAGGTGTCTTCCCTTGCCGCTGTTCAATCCAGGGAAAGACGGGTCTCACGCGGTGGCGCGGAGACGCAGAGCGGCGCGGCGTTGGGGTTGATTGTTCCTCTCGTTCCGCGATCTACTAATAGACTAGTTGACAACCAGCGCGCGGCGGTGTACCCTCGTACTCGCCCCCCCCCGCCACGCGTGCGGGGCGCGGACGTTCGAATGACCCTGCGCTCTCCAGGAACCATGACCCGCATTCGGGTGCTCGCACTCGCGGCGTTGATCGGTCTCGCTTCACCCGCCGCGCTCGCCGGGCAAGGTGCGGCCGGCGCATACCGGCCCAGCAACAGCGATCCCGAGGGGCGCGAGGTTGTGGCCATCCTCATCAGTTCGTCGACCTGCATCGCGAACCAGAACGCGGAGTTCAAGCCCGCCGTGCAGGAGATGATGCGCCGCCTCGGGTTGCAGCGGGACAGCGCGAAGCTTCACCTGTCGATCACCGGCGTGTCGACGGATTGGGAGCCGCGCGTCGGCGTATCGTACTTCGAGCAGTTCGGCGAGTTCGACGAGCTGGTGGTGGGGCGCAACTGGTTCAACAGCGCGATCACCCGGCACGTGTGGCAGGCAGAAGGCGCGCGTCCCGTCATTCCGCAGCTGATCCTCCTGGAGCGCACCGTGACGCACGGAGAGCGTGGGCCGCGGATCACCGGAGAGCGCGTGATCGGCCGGTTTTTGGGTGGCGACGAGATCATAACCTGGACCGCACGCGGTGCGCCGCTCCCGGTCGCCGATTCCGCGGCCGCGGCGGGCGCTTCGTCTCGCTGAGCGCGGCCACTTCCCCTCCTGTTCGCCCGTACCTACTAACAAACTAGTTGACAAGCTCGGCATGATCGCTTACCATCCTACTAGACATATAGTTGGACCACCTGTCAGCTCGGGGAGCGCGGCGATGGAGATCTCGTTTACGGAGCGGGAGCTGGACGTGATGGGCGTGCTGTGGGACCTGGGGAGCGCAACCGTGGCGGAGGTCCGCGAGCGGCTGGCGGACGACCTCGCCTACACCACGGTGCTCACCGTCCTGCGTACCCTGGAGGAGAAGGGGTACGTGGAGCACACGGAGGAGGGGAAGGCGTACCGCTACCACCCAGCGGTGGAGCGCCAGGAGGCCGGCACCAGCGTACTGCGCAGGCTCACGCGGAAGCTGTTCAAGGATTCGCCGGAGATGCTCCTCACGCACCTCGTTTCCGACCGGTCGCTCTCCGGCGACGAGCTGCGGCGGATGCGCCGCCTTCTGCAAGAGCGCCTCGACGCGGAGGAGAAGCCATGATCGCCTGGCTCGTCTATGCCCTGGCCTTTTCGGCGCTGCTCGCCCTCGCCGCCCTCGCCGCGGAGGCGCTGCTGCGGATGTACGGGCGCCCCACGCGCTGGGTCTGGGTCGGCGCCATCCTCCTATCGTGCGCTGGACCGTTTGCGCTGGCGGAGCGTCCGCGCCAGGTGGCCGTCTCCTTTGCTCCCGTGGCGACGGCCGGCGCTGATCTCCCCGCCGCGCCGGCCGTGCGCCGCGCTCCCCCGCTTTCCGAGCGCGTCGAAAGGGTGCTGCCGGCGCTCTGGATGGCGACTTCGGCGCTGCTGGTCGCGGGGATCGCGGCGGGGGTGGCGGTGCTGTGGCGCAGGCGGCGGGGGTGGCGTGCGGCGCGGCTGGCGGACGTGTCCGTGCTCCTGTCGCACGAGGTGGGGCCCGCGGTGGTGGGCGTCGTGAGGCCCGCCATCGTGGTGCCGCGCTGGACGCTGGACTGGGCGGAGCCGATGCAGCGCCTGGTGGTGCGGCACGAAGGCGAGCACATCCGCGCCCGCGACCCCCTCCTGATCCTGGCCGCTACCGTGGCGGCGGCGCTCGTCCCGTGGAATCTCGCCCTGTGGTTTCAGCTTCGCCGGCTGCGGCTGGCGGTGGAGGTGGACTGCGATGCTCGTACCCTGCGCGGAGGCGGGGACGTCGCCACCTACGGCGACCTCCTCCTGCGCGTCGGCGCCCGTGGCTCCGCGGCCGCACTCGCGTCCGCGGCATTTGCCGAACCCCGTTCCTTCCTGGAAAGGAGAATCCGCGCCATGACCGATCGCACCCCGCGCAACCGCGCCGCACGCGCGGCTGCCTGCGCCGTCCTCACCCTTTGCGTAGCGGCCACCGGCTACGCGCTTCCGGCACCGGCCCACCCGGCACTCTTCGCCAGCCTCTTTCCCGCCGAGGACGCGGACCCCATCCGCGTTCGCGCCGCCCTGACGCAGCCCGACACGATCCCGGTCTACGACATCGCCCAGGTAGAGCGGAAGCCCTCGCTGCGCAACGCGAGCGAGATCACCCAGGGGCTGCAGCGCGCCTATCCGGCGCACCTGCGTGACTCCGGCATCGGAGGCACCGTGCTGGTGGAGATGGTAGTGCAGCCGAGCGGAACCGTCGCGCAGGCCCGGGTGGTCAACACGACCCACCCTGAGCTCCAGGAGCCGGCGCGGACCGTCGCCCTCACCATGCGCTTTGCGCCGGGCGAGGTGGGCGGCGAGCCCGTCGGTGTGCGAGTGCAGATCCCCATCACCTTCCAGCCGGAGGGCGCCGCGGTCACGCTGACGGCTCCCGGCCGGGACATGGAGCCGTCGCGCGCGTCGAGTGCGAGGACCGAGGCCGTTAGCGTGCCCACGCGCGCATCGAGCGCGCAGACCGAAGCCGTCAGCGTGCCCACGCGCGCATCGGGCGCGCAGACCGAAGCCGCCACCGTGCCGTCGCGTGCATCGAGTGCGAGGACCGAAGTCGTCAGCGTGCCGTCGCGCGCGGCCACGCGGGTGGACACCATCGTGGTCCCATCCACCACCACGGGTGAAGTGCTGCCGGCGAGCGCCGGGATCTCGACCCGGGGATGGGCTCCAACGCGGACCACGGCGCCCACCCGGGCCCAGCCGCGCTCGCTTGCCCCGACCCAGACCACCGTCATGGTCACCACGGCACCGACGAAAGCGGCGATCGCCCGCGGGGTCGCACCGGCACGGACCACCGTGCTGACCACCACCGTGCCCACCAGGAGATCGGCATCGTCCCGCGCGGTCACCACGGCGGCGGCGCCGGCTCACGCGGAGACCCGGGCACAGACGAGCACGCGGATCACCACCGCGCGGACGACAAAGGTGGCGCCGGCCCGCGCCACCAGCATCGCCCCGGTCAGGGCCCGGCCGTCGCGTGCGCGGAAGGCCGACCCCACGCCGGAGCTGCTGGGCAGGGTCATCGATCCCAACGCGCCGCGCGTGCCGCCCGCGCCCGCGCAGCCCTGACGAGAGCACAACGCGAATCGCCCCGCCGGCATCGGATGCCGGCGGGGCGATTCACATCAAGCGAGCCGCGGGATCAGCTCGGCTTGGTGAGATTGAAGGTGTACGAGCCGCTGCCGCTGTACGAGTAGATCCTCCAGCGGTAGTAGTAGCCGCCCGCGCCGCTGTAGGTGATGCTCTCGGTGGAGGTGGAGCTCTCCGCCGCGGCCACCTGCACCCACGACGAGCCGTTCCAGCGCTGCAGGTAGAGGTCGAAGTCGGTGCCCGACGGGCCCTGCAGCTTGCCGACGTGCGAGCCCGCGTTGGCGCTGTAGTAGTAGCTGCCGTCCGGCTGGTACTGCGAGGCGCCGGTGCCGCTCAGGCTCCCCGTGTACGTGGTGCCCCCCGTGCCGCCGCCGCTCTCCGCCGTCAGCAGCGAGAAGAGGAGCTTGTTGGGCGAGCCGGTGCCGGCGCTCGTCACCTTGTTGCTGGTGGCGGTGCTGACGATGGCGTTGGCCACCGTCGCCGGCGAAGCCGACGGGTTGCCCTGCAGGTAGAGCGCGGCCACACCCGCCACGTGCGGCGAGGCCATCGAGGTGCCGCTGATGGTGTTGGTGGCGGCGTCGCCCGTGTGCCAGGCCGACGTGATGTTGTTGCCCGGCGCAAAGATGTCCAGGCAGCTGCCGTAGTTGGAGAAGGAGGCGCGCGCGTCCGTGTTCGTCGTGGCGCCCACCGTGATGGCGTTCACGGCACGGGCCGGCGAGGTGTTGCAGGCGTTCTGGTTCTCGTTGCCCGCGGCGACCACGGTGGTCACGCCCGCGTTCACCATCCGCTGGATCGCGTCGTCGATCGCCTGGCTCGCCCCGCCGCCCAGCGACATGTTGGCGGCGGCCGGGGTCACCCGGTTCTGCGCCACCCAGTCCATCCCCGCGATGACGCCGGCGTTGGTGCCGCTGCCGGCGCAGTCCAGCACGCGCACGCCGTACAGCCGGGCGCCCTTGGCCACGCCGTACGTGGCGCCGCCCACCGTGCCGGCCACGTGCGTGCCGTGCCCGTTGCAGTCGTCCGCCGAGCCGCCGTCCACCGCGTCGTAGCCGCTCACCGCGCGCCCGCCGAAGTCGGCGTGCGAGAAGCGGATGCCCGTGTCGATGATGTAGACGTTCACACCCGCGCCGGTCGGCGTGTAGGTGTAGGTGCCGTTGAGGGGAAGGGAGCGCTGGTCGATGCGGTCCAGCCCCCAGGTGGCGTTGCTCTGCGTGGCGGAGGCCTGCACCCGCGCGTCCTGCTCGATGTAGTCGACGTTCGGGTTGTGCTGCAGCGCGTTGAGCTGCCCGGCGTTCAGCTCGGCCGCGAAGCCGGTGAGCGCCGCCGTGTACACGTAGCGCGGGCTGACGCCGGCGACGGCGGCCACGGCGCGCGGGTCGGCATCCTCGTTGAGGACCACGACGTACGAGCCCGGGATCGCGCCGCTGGCGGCCGAGCGGACGTGGGTGGGGTCGGTCGCGACCGGCGAGCCGGCCTGATCGGAGCACGCTGCGAGTGCGGTGAGGAACGCGGTCGCGGCGAGGGGTCTGAAACGCATCGGTTCACCTGTCCAAACGGGGTGGTTGCGCCGTGCCACCTTTGGGCGCGGCCTTGTTCGGCTCGTGCGTTGGGACCCGTGTGCCCCGCTGAGGGCGCCTCCCGACCCCTTCGCCATCCTGCCGGCCACCCATAAGGCACACCCCGGACCGCTTTCCCCCAAATCCTAAACCGCCACCCTGCAACCACTTACACTCCATACGCAAGTTGCCGCGCCGCGCGAGAATGGTGCACCGCATCGGTGCGCGCACCACAATGGTGCGCGCACTGCGTGCACTTTTTCGATACGGTGGCCCTCACACCCAGCCCCTCTCCCAATAACAGGAGAGGGGCTTCGCCCTCCTGTTCTCGGGAGAGGGGGGCAGTACGGAGCCGCGCACACGAACCTCCGCATACGCCCCTCCCCCAGGTAGTTATTTGGGGGAGGGCCGCGAGGTGACGAGCTGGGGTGGGGGCCGTCCCGCTGCTTCTGGCCGCGCATTTGCTTTCCCTTTCCGCGCCAGTCGTACCGTCCACCGATTCCCCCGCGCCCGTGTCGGAAACGCCTCCCGCCCTGCCCAACCCGCCCACCGCGAAAGCGTCGGGGCTGCGCACGCTCGTGCGCTACGCGGAGCGGGCGATGGTGCGCTCGTCGGACGCGGGGCAGATCCGCGGGAACTCGGCGCGGCTGCTGGTGGACGGGCCGCAGGCGTTCCCCGCGTGGCTGGAAGCGATCGCCGGCGCGCGGCGGTGGATACACCTGGAGAACTACGCCATCCGCGACGACCTGGCGGGGCGCACCTTTCGCGATGCGCTCGCGGAGAAGGCGCGCAGCGGGGTGCCCGTGCGTGTGCTGTACGATTGGGTGGGGTGCTGGGCCACGCCGCGCTCCTTCTGGCGCCCGTTGCGCGAGGCGGGCGCGGAGGTGCGCTCCTTTGCGCCGCCCAGCATCACCGATCCGCTCCACTTCATGCGCCGCGACCATCGCAAAGTGGTCGCCGTGGACGGCGACTACGCCTCCGTGGCGGGAATGTGCATCGGCGACGAGTGGGCGGGGTCGCCGCACGAGGGGATCACCGCATGGCGCGACACGGGGGTGGAGTTCCGCGGGCCCGCCGCCGCCGCCATCGACCGCGCCTTCGCCCGCACCTGGCGCGCCGCCGGCCCCCCGCTCCCCCCCGGCGAGGTGCCGGACCCGGAGCAGGTCGCCCCCCGCGGCGACGTGGCGGTGCGCGTGGTGGAAGGGGAGCCGGGGAAGAGCCGCATCTACCGCCTGATGCAGT of the Longimicrobium sp. genome contains:
- a CDS encoding DUF2723 domain-containing protein: MSQAAPTAQTPVSAGPPVYTPAATRPPYLAALAAAAAVFALYAITLGPTTWFWDTSEYIATAHILGIPHPPGNPLFVLLARAWEVLLSPLGLSPAVRINLFSAFMTAGTMFFWYLVVHRILTTFTDRPVFRHGGAAVSVLISATAYTVWSQATVNEKVYTVSLFTIGVMTWVAFLWRDQVESRRTGPREGRGKKWHDDNALVLIAFVLALSVGNHLMAFLAAPALAVFFLMVKPQVFANWRIYAFAALFGLLGLSAHLYLPIRSNLQPVINEAAPSCPNLSSAIISVIGFGKIHLPGECPDLFASLARDQYQKPPVLERQAPFKAQISNYFQYFDWQWARSVKGEDGYFGAGRIFVTMIFLALGGFGALEHYRRDRKSFAYIATLFFTLSFGLVYYMNFKYGFMQVRALNLDPELSEVRERDYFFLVSFSLWGLWAGIGLTVLWQQLAEAVGGRRNSAYLGAPVLLLAAIPLVLNWPYASRRNDYTARDFAYNMLQSVEPYGVLFTNGDNDTFPLWYVQEVEGVRRDVTVIVLSYLNTDWYARQLRDITKPCERPGQADEDPTRIICQRPFDASKAPKFYDGRRAPTRTILPLNDDEIRGVMNQGAFLTPQEMVFEARGIQAVIQAQRPITPADQFLLTMVKHAWGDRPFYFAGTTNVQFDLNLYPFVERQGMVFKLVNAQDAGNALKMPEGQNYSAVLGAYLNPERNRRLVEEAFEFHGVENRPHWTDDATRNIPMHYFYALSALAAGEEISGRPAEAQKYKARALAFQALSDR
- a CDS encoding TonB family protein, whose protein sequence is MIAWLVYALAFSALLALAALAAEALLRMYGRPTRWVWVGAILLSCAGPFALAERPRQVAVSFAPVATAGADLPAAPAVRRAPPLSERVERVLPALWMATSALLVAGIAAGVAVLWRRRRGWRAARLADVSVLLSHEVGPAVVGVVRPAIVVPRWTLDWAEPMQRLVVRHEGEHIRARDPLLILAATVAAALVPWNLALWFQLRRLRLAVEVDCDARTLRGGGDVATYGDLLLRVGARGSAAALASAAFAEPRSFLERRIRAMTDRTPRNRAARAAACAVLTLCVAATGYALPAPAHPALFASLFPAEDADPIRVRAALTQPDTIPVYDIAQVERKPSLRNASEITQGLQRAYPAHLRDSGIGGTVLVEMVVQPSGTVAQARVVNTTHPELQEPARTVALTMRFAPGEVGGEPVGVRVQIPITFQPEGAAVTLTAPGRDMEPSRASSARTEAVSVPTRASSAQTEAVSVPTRASGAQTEAATVPSRASSARTEVVSVPSRAATRVDTIVVPSTTTGEVLPASAGISTRGWAPTRTTAPTRAQPRSLAPTQTTVMVTTAPTKAAIARGVAPARTTVLTTTVPTRRSASSRAVTTAAAPAHAETRAQTSTRITTARTTKVAPARATSIAPVRARPSRARKADPTPELLGRVIDPNAPRVPPAPAQP
- a CDS encoding BlaI/MecI/CopY family transcriptional regulator → MEISFTERELDVMGVLWDLGSATVAEVRERLADDLAYTTVLTVLRTLEEKGYVEHTEEGKAYRYHPAVERQEAGTSVLRRLTRKLFKDSPEMLLTHLVSDRSLSGDELRRMRRLLQERLDAEEKP
- a CDS encoding S8 family peptidase; amino-acid sequence: MRFRPLAATAFLTALAACSDQAGSPVATDPTHVRSAASGAIPGSYVVVLNEDADPRAVAAVAGVSPRYVYTAALTGFAAELNAGQLNALQHNPNVDYIEQDARVQASATQSNATWGLDRIDQRSLPLNGTYTYTPTGAGVNVYIIDTGIRFSHADFGGRAVSGYDAVDGGSADDCNGHGTHVAGTVGGATYGVAKGARLYGVRVLDCAGSGTNAGVIAGMDWVAQNRVTPAAANMSLGGGASQAIDDAIQRMVNAGVTTVVAAGNENQNACNTSPARAVNAITVGATTNTDARASFSNYGSCLDIFAPGNNITSAWHTGDAATNTISGTSMASPHVAGVAALYLQGNPSASPATVANAIVSTATSNKVTSAGTGSPNKLLFSLLTAESGGGTGGTTYTGSLSGTGASQYQPDGSYYYSANAGSHVGKLQGPSGTDFDLYLQRWNGSSWVQVAAAESSTSTESITYSGAGGYYYRWRIYSYSGSGSYTFNLTKPS